From the genome of Populus alba chromosome 10, ASM523922v2, whole genome shotgun sequence, one region includes:
- the LOC118061512 gene encoding pyruvate kinase isozyme A, chloroplastic translates to MSRSLHIFNPSNLTFPKQPYPKPSSNRRLPATTFSPKLISIKASTSSDPNSSTSPQVLISNNGTGAGGILSSTPQDNDTPPSQSITSDSSSIEVDAVTEAELKENGFRSTRRTKLVCTIGPATCGFEELEALAVGGMNVARINMCHGTREWHRRVIERVRRLNEEKGFAVAIMMDTEGSEIHMGDLGGASSAKAEDGEIWTFSVRAFDSHRPERTVNVNYDGFAEDVKVGDELLVDGGMVRFEVMEKIGPDVKCRCTDPGLMLPRANVTFWRDGSLVRERNAMLPTISSKDWLDIDFGIAEGVDFIAISFVKSAEVITHLKSYIAARSRDSDIAVIAKIESIDSLKNLEEIIQASDGAMVARGDLGAQIPLEQVPAAQQNIVQICRQLNKPVIVASQLLESMIEYPTPTRAEVADVSEAVRQRADALMLSGESAMGQYPEKALAVLRSVSVRIEKWWREEKCHEAMELPVVGSSFSDSISEEICISAAKMANNLGVDALFVYTKTGHMASLLSRCRPDCPIFAFTSTTSVRRRLNLQWGLIPFRLSFSDDMEGNLNKTFSLLKARGMIKSGDLVIAVSDILQSIQVLIVP, encoded by the exons ATGTCTCGGTCTTTACACATCTTCAATCCCTCTAACCTCACTTTCCCCAAACAACCCTACCCCAAGCCCTCCAGCAATCGCCGGTTACCGGCCACCACCTTCTCTCCGAAACTCATCTCAATCAAAGCCTCCACGTCATCAGATCCCAACTCCAGCACGTCTCCGCAAGTCCTAATCTCCAACAACGGAACCGGAGCAGGCGGGATTTTATCCTCTACACCGCAGGACAATGATACACCGCCGTCGCAATCAATTACCTCCGACTCGAGCTCGATCGAGGTAGATGCGGTGACGGAGGCGGAATTGAAAGAGAACGGGTTCAGGAGCACGAGGAGGACAAAACTGGTGTGCACGATCGGGCCAGCGACGTGTGGATTTGAAGAACTGGAGGCGCTGGCTGTTGGAGGAATGAATGTTGCACGAATTAACATGTGTCATGGGACGCGTGAGTGGCACAGGAGAGTGATTGAGAGAGTGAGGAGATTGAATGAAGAGAAAGGTTTTGCTGTTGCTATTATGATGGATACTGAAGGTAGTGAGATTCATATGGGTGATCTCGGTGGTGCATCCTCTGCTAAAGCTGAG GATGGTGAAATTTGGACTTTTAGTGTGCGAGCATTTGATTCGCATCGACCAGAACGCACCGTCAATGTGAATTATGATGGTTTTGCTGAGG ATGTGAAAGTTGGGGATGAACTCCTTGTTGATGGTGGAATGGTGAGGTTTGAGGTGATGGAGAAAATTGGTCCAGATGTCAAGTGTAGGTGTACTGATCCTGGACTGATGCTACCACGAGCTAATGTGACTTTCTGGAGGGACGGAAGTCTAGTACGAGAACGCAATGCTATGCTCCCCACAATTTCCTCGAAG gaTTGGTTGGATATTGATTTTGGGATTGCAGAGGGCGTTGACTTCATTGCAATATCCTTTGTCAAGTCTGCTGAAGTGATTACTCATCTTAAAAGCTACATAGCTGCACGGTCTCGTGATAG TGATATAGCTGTCATTGCAAAGATAGAGAGTATTGACTCATTGAAGAACTTGGAGGAGATCATTCAAGCATCAGATGGAGCAATGGTAGCCAGAGGAGATCTAGGTGCTCAGATACCATTAGAACAGGTCCCAGCGGCCCAGCAAAATATTGTTCAAATTTGTAGGCAGCTAAATAAGCCAGTCATTGTCGCCTCTCAGCTGCTTGAATCTATGATTGAATACCCTACACCTACCAGGGCTGAGGTAGCTGATGTTTCTGAAGCAGTTAGGCAAAGGGCAGATGCTTTGATGCTATCTGGTGAGTCAGCCATGGGCCAATACCCAGAAAAGGCATTGGCTGTTCTGAGGAGTGTCAGTGTGAGAATTGAGAAGTGGTGGAGAGAAGAGAAATGCCATGAAGCTATGGAACTCCCTGTTGTAGGATCCTCATTTTCTGACAGTATTTCTGAAGAGATTTGCATTTCTGCTGCAAAGATGG CTAACAATTTGGGAGTAGATGCACTTTTTGTCTACACAAAGACAGGCCACATGGCTTCTCTCTTGTCACGCTGCAGACCTGATTGCCCAATCTTTGCTTTCACAAGCACGACATCTGTAAGGAGACGCCTGAATCTACAGTGGGGCCTGATACCTTTCCGCCTGAGTTTCTCTGATGATATGGAAGGCAACCTTAATAAAACTTTCTCATTGCTCAAGGCGAGGGGAATGATCAAATCAGGTGACCTTGTCATTGCTGTCTCGGACATATTACAGTCCATCCAAGTTCTGATCGTCCCTTAG